A region of Lycium barbarum isolate Lr01 chromosome 1, ASM1917538v2, whole genome shotgun sequence DNA encodes the following proteins:
- the LOC132606643 gene encoding eukaryotic translation initiation factor 2 subunit beta-like: protein MAEEENQNELVADIAPFDPTKKKKKKKVVIQDPADDSVDSLAEKTENLSVSEGLEATFSGKKKKKKPAHTDLLSDEKESIGEDVDDHPGDDEEPGEIVLQHLPWEGTDRDYEYEELLGRVFNILRENNPELAGDRRRTVMRPPQVLREGTKKTVFVNFMDLCKTMHRQPEHVMTFLLAEMGTSGSLDGQQRLVIKGRFAPKNFEGILRRYVNEYVICNGCKSPDTILSKENRLFFLRCEKCGSGRSVAPIKAGFVARVGRRKAGT, encoded by the exons ATGGCTGAAGAAGAGAATCAAAACGAGTTGGTGGCTGAT ATAGCACCTTTTGATCctacaaaaaagaagaaaaagaagaaggttGTAATTCAAGATCCTGCAGATGACTCTGTTGATAGCTTGGCTGAAAAAACTGAGAATTTATCTG TTTCTGAAGGCCTTGAGGCTACATTTTCtggtaaaaagaagaagaagaagccg GCACACACTGATCTCCTGAGTGATGAAAAGGAAAGCATTGGCGAGGATGTGGATG ATCACCCTGGAGATGATGAAGAACCTGGAGAAATTGTCCTGCAACATCTTCCTTGGGAGGGAACTGATCGAGATTATGAATATGAGGAG CTTCTGGGCAGAGTATTTAACATTCTCCGTGAGAATAATCCTGAGCTTGCTGGAGATAGGCGAAGGACAGTTATGAGGCCGCCTCAAGTTCTTCGTGAAGGCACAAAGAAAACCGTGTTTGTGAATTTCATGGATCTTTGCAAGAC GATGCATAGGCAGCCTGAGCATGTTATGACTTTCTTGCTGGCTGAAATGGGGACTAGTGGATCACTTGATGGGCAGCAAAGATTGGTCATCAAGGGAAGATTTGCTCCTAAGAATTTTGAAGGAATCCTTCGGCGATATGTCA ATGAGTATGTCATCTGCAATGGCTGTAAAAGTCCAGATACTATCCTTTCAAAGGAAAACCGTCTTTTCTTCCTCAGATGTGAGAAG TGCGGGTCTGGAAGATCAGTTGCTCCTATCAAGGCTGGTTTCGTTGCTCGTGTTGGCCGTCGGAAAGCTGGGACATGA